One region of Wyeomyia smithii strain HCP4-BCI-WySm-NY-G18 chromosome 3, ASM2978416v1, whole genome shotgun sequence genomic DNA includes:
- the LOC129732144 gene encoding sensory neuron membrane protein 1 isoform X2 has product MRGMFEKIPFPLDFKIHIFNVTNPDEIMRGGKPRVKDIGPFYFEEWKEKYDTEDNVEEDTLTFTLKNTFIFRPDLSAYTGEEMITVPNLLLLGALLTVQRDREAMMPLVSKGASIVFAPINGFQTLRAMDFLFDGFPVDCGSQDFASKALCSGLESEGLMAPLNETHFKFSMFGMRNGTDAGRWVVYRGVKNVRDLGRVVSYNDEIEMEIYDGDSCNQYIGTDSTIFPPFLTKNDKLWAWSPDICRSMGAHYIGKAKYDGMPMSLFKLDFGDLKNEPENHCFCRDPPDDCPPKGTMDLGPCLGAPIYGSKPHFIDGDPKLLQDVEGLEPNDEEHNIYIHFELMSGTPVVGRKRLQFNLQLEPVRDHEILGQLPTLLLPMFWVEEGVALNKTWTNQLKYQLFLGLKFNAAVKWITIIIGTIGSIGGGFMYYKGSTSKTMNVTPVTVESSKGDVPRAENGGSAGSKPVKDLVSLNNSRNLPPVIDGLNKPPKVIATEMQQERY; this is encoded by the exons ATGCGCGGAATGTTCGAAAAGATACCGTTCCCGCTCGATTTCAAAATTCACATCTTCAACGTGACCAACCCGGACGAAATAATGCGTGGCGGTAAGCCGCGCGTCAAGGATATCGGGCCGTTCTATTTCGA GGAGTGGAAGGAGAAGTACGACACGGAAGATAACGTAGAAGAGGACACGTTGACCTTCACGCTGAAGAATACCTTCATATTCCGGCCAGATCTATCAGCGTACACAGGTGAAGAGATGATAACGGTGCCGAATCTATTGCTACTGGGCGCACTGCTAACAGTGCAACGAGATCGCGAAGCCATGATGCCGTTGGTATCGAAGGGGGCCAGTATCGTGTTCGCACCGATCAACGGCTTCCAGACTCTACGGGCGATGGATTTTCTGTTCGATGGTTTTCCGGTCGATTGTGGTAGTCAGGACTTCGCGTCCAAGGCGCTTTGCTCCGGACTGGAGTCCGAGGGATTGATGGCTCCGCTGAATGAAACGCATTTCAAGTTTTCGATGTTTGGAATG AGAAACGGAACGGATGCAGGTCGGTGGGTTGTCTATCGGGGAGTGAAGAACGTTAGAGACCTGGGAAGAGTCGTGAGTTACAACGATGAAATCGAAATGGAGATATACGATGGTGACTCTTGCAATCAGTACATTGGGACTGATTCGACCATTTTCCCTCCTTTTTTGACGAAGAATGACAAACTGTGGGCTTGGTCGCCCGATATTTGCCGATCAATGGGGGCGCACTATATCGGTAAAGCTAAATACGACGGGATGCCGATGAGTTTGTTCAAGTTGGATTTTGGGGACTTGAAG AacgaaccggaaaatcactgcTTCTGTCGGGATCCACCGGATGACTGCCCTCCGAAGGGAACTATGGATTTGGGCCCCTGCCTGGGGGCTCCAATCTACGGTTCCAAGCCACATTTTATCGATGGAGATCCGAAGCTGTTGCAGGATGTTGAAGGACTAGAACCGAATGACGAAGAACACAACATTTACATTCACTTCGAACTG ATGTCGGGAACTCCTGTGGTGGGAAGGAAACGTCTGCAGTTCAATCTACAATTGGAACCTGTGAGAGATCACGAAATTCTCGGTCAACTACCAACGTTGCTGTTACCCATGTTCTGGGTAGAGGAAGGCGTAGCATTGAATAAAACTTGGACCAATCAGTTGAAGTATCAACTGTTTCT TGGCCTAAAATTCAACGCAGCTGTTAAATGGATCACAATCATAATTGGAACGATCGGATCGATTGGTGGTGGTTTCATGTATTATAAGGGATCAACGTCGAAAACGATGAACGTTACTCCGGTGACGGTCGAAAGTAGCAAAGGAGATGTCCCCCGGGCGGAAAATGGAGGCAGCGCTGGTTCCAAACCGGTAAAGGATTTGGTCAGCTTGAACAACAGTCGCAACTTGCCACCCGTTATCGATGGGTTGAATAAGCCGCCGAAGGTGATAGCTACCGAGATGCAGCAGGAGAGGTACTGA
- the LOC129732144 gene encoding sensory neuron membrane protein 1 isoform X1, which produces MKLEDLNFKKITIICACTLVGGLTFSFGIFPSLLKFMLKQNVLLKPGTQMRGMFEKIPFPLDFKIHIFNVTNPDEIMRGGKPRVKDIGPFYFEEWKEKYDTEDNVEEDTLTFTLKNTFIFRPDLSAYTGEEMITVPNLLLLGALLTVQRDREAMMPLVSKGASIVFAPINGFQTLRAMDFLFDGFPVDCGSQDFASKALCSGLESEGLMAPLNETHFKFSMFGMRNGTDAGRWVVYRGVKNVRDLGRVVSYNDEIEMEIYDGDSCNQYIGTDSTIFPPFLTKNDKLWAWSPDICRSMGAHYIGKAKYDGMPMSLFKLDFGDLKNEPENHCFCRDPPDDCPPKGTMDLGPCLGAPIYGSKPHFIDGDPKLLQDVEGLEPNDEEHNIYIHFELMSGTPVVGRKRLQFNLQLEPVRDHEILGQLPTLLLPMFWVEEGVALNKTWTNQLKYQLFLGLKFNAAVKWITIIIGTIGSIGGGFMYYKGSTSKTMNVTPVTVESSKGDVPRAENGGSAGSKPVKDLVSLNNSRNLPPVIDGLNKPPKVIATEMQQERY; this is translated from the exons aATGTACTCTTGAAACCAGGCACCCAGATGCGCGGAATGTTCGAAAAGATACCGTTCCCGCTCGATTTCAAAATTCACATCTTCAACGTGACCAACCCGGACGAAATAATGCGTGGCGGTAAGCCGCGCGTCAAGGATATCGGGCCGTTCTATTTCGA GGAGTGGAAGGAGAAGTACGACACGGAAGATAACGTAGAAGAGGACACGTTGACCTTCACGCTGAAGAATACCTTCATATTCCGGCCAGATCTATCAGCGTACACAGGTGAAGAGATGATAACGGTGCCGAATCTATTGCTACTGGGCGCACTGCTAACAGTGCAACGAGATCGCGAAGCCATGATGCCGTTGGTATCGAAGGGGGCCAGTATCGTGTTCGCACCGATCAACGGCTTCCAGACTCTACGGGCGATGGATTTTCTGTTCGATGGTTTTCCGGTCGATTGTGGTAGTCAGGACTTCGCGTCCAAGGCGCTTTGCTCCGGACTGGAGTCCGAGGGATTGATGGCTCCGCTGAATGAAACGCATTTCAAGTTTTCGATGTTTGGAATG AGAAACGGAACGGATGCAGGTCGGTGGGTTGTCTATCGGGGAGTGAAGAACGTTAGAGACCTGGGAAGAGTCGTGAGTTACAACGATGAAATCGAAATGGAGATATACGATGGTGACTCTTGCAATCAGTACATTGGGACTGATTCGACCATTTTCCCTCCTTTTTTGACGAAGAATGACAAACTGTGGGCTTGGTCGCCCGATATTTGCCGATCAATGGGGGCGCACTATATCGGTAAAGCTAAATACGACGGGATGCCGATGAGTTTGTTCAAGTTGGATTTTGGGGACTTGAAG AacgaaccggaaaatcactgcTTCTGTCGGGATCCACCGGATGACTGCCCTCCGAAGGGAACTATGGATTTGGGCCCCTGCCTGGGGGCTCCAATCTACGGTTCCAAGCCACATTTTATCGATGGAGATCCGAAGCTGTTGCAGGATGTTGAAGGACTAGAACCGAATGACGAAGAACACAACATTTACATTCACTTCGAACTG ATGTCGGGAACTCCTGTGGTGGGAAGGAAACGTCTGCAGTTCAATCTACAATTGGAACCTGTGAGAGATCACGAAATTCTCGGTCAACTACCAACGTTGCTGTTACCCATGTTCTGGGTAGAGGAAGGCGTAGCATTGAATAAAACTTGGACCAATCAGTTGAAGTATCAACTGTTTCT TGGCCTAAAATTCAACGCAGCTGTTAAATGGATCACAATCATAATTGGAACGATCGGATCGATTGGTGGTGGTTTCATGTATTATAAGGGATCAACGTCGAAAACGATGAACGTTACTCCGGTGACGGTCGAAAGTAGCAAAGGAGATGTCCCCCGGGCGGAAAATGGAGGCAGCGCTGGTTCCAAACCGGTAAAGGATTTGGTCAGCTTGAACAACAGTCGCAACTTGCCACCCGTTATCGATGGGTTGAATAAGCCGCCGAAGGTGATAGCTACCGAGATGCAGCAGGAGAGGTACTGA